The Hymenobacter sp. DG01 sequence CCTTTTTCGCGCAAAATGGACCGCCAGAGGGCATCCGTGTCCAAAGTAAATACTTTCCCGGCAGCATTGGGATGCACAATCCAGACATTTTCCCGCACTTCCTCGGCCAGCTGCCCGGCCGTCCAGCCCGAGTAGCCCATGTACAGCCGCACGGCGTCGGGGGCAATAGTACCGGCCAGCAGATGGTCGAGCAGGGGGGCAAACTCACCTCCCCAGTACACGTCCTGTCCCAGACTTTCGGCCTGGGGCAGGCCGGGCTGCTGGTGCAGGTAGTGCAGCGTATCGGGCTGGACGGGGCCGCCAACGCCGAGCGGGATGCGTGCGGCCGGCAGAACGCTGCCGCCGGGCAGCTCCAGCACGTCGCCGAGCTGCAGGGTGGCGGGGCGGTTAAGCACCAGCCCGAAGGAGCCCTCTTCCTCGGAGTGGCTGCAGAGCAACACCACGGTACGCTCAAAATTGGGGTCCCCCAGGTACGGCTGGGAGATAAGTAAACTACCCGGACGAAGACGCGGCATGGGGAAGAAGGTTTGGTGAAGAAAGGCCAGGGGCCGGAAGAAAAGGCAGGATGCCCCAGGAGCGGCCCGGCC is a genomic window containing:
- a CDS encoding YqgE/AlgH family protein yields the protein MPRLRPGSLLISQPYLGDPNFERTVVLLCSHSEEEGSFGLVLNRPATLQLGDVLELPGGSVLPAARIPLGVGGPVQPDTLHYLHQQPGLPQAESLGQDVYWGGEFAPLLDHLLAGTIAPDAVRLYMGYSGWTAGQLAEEVRENVWIVHPNAAGKVFTLDTDALWRSILREKGGRYRVLSNYPTDPRLN